The nucleotide window CGTCCCCTCGAAGTACGCCGCGAGCGGGATGGCCGCCGTCCCGAGCCCGTAGGTGAGCGCCCCCACGGCGACGAAGAGGTGCTTTCTGCCCAGCCGGTCGGTGAGGTCCCCGACGAACCCCTGCGTCAGCGCCTTCGTCGCCTTTCCGCCGGCCATGATCCAGCCGATGGCGAACGCGGAGATGCCGAACTCCGTCCGGGCGTAGATGGGGAGGAAGATGATGACAGCCATCTTGCCGACGCTGAAAGTGAAGCGGAACGTGACCAGCGCGCGGAGCATCCGGAGGCCGACGAGCGAGCGGAATGTCTCGATCCCGCCCGCCTCCTCCGGGTCCTTCCGTCCGCCCGGGTTGTCGCGGAGGAAGGCGTACACGAGTCCGAACGTCGCCAGCGTGATGAGCGTGAGGACCGCGTACGTCTCGGTGAACCCGTACGCGTAGAGGAGGTAGCCGCCGAGCAGGTCACCGGCCAGCGAGGAGATGGAGGCGAACTGGTTGTAGGAACCGAGCCAGCGCCCGCGCTGCCCGTCGGGGCTGATCTCCCCGATGATGGTCGCGCCGGTGATCCACAGGATCGAGGCGCCGAGCCCCTGGACCATCCGGACGAGGATGACGTGGACGGGGCTCTGGACGAGCATGAAGCCCAGGAACACCGCGACGTTGATGAGAAAGCCCGCGAGGAGGTACCGCTTCGCGTTGCCGGTGTCGACCTTCCGGCCGAGCGGGAGCACGATGCAGAGCTGGACGAGCGCAAACGCGGTCCCGAACAGGCCCTCGACGAACCCCGTCGTCCCGAACGCCTCCGCGTACAGCGCGATGGCGATGAGGATCGTCGAGTACGCCTGGCTGCGTGCGAACGCCGTCCCCGCGAGCGCCGCGAACTCCCTGTCCCGGAGGAGCGCGACGGAGCTGCCGAATCGTGCCACCTGTAGCTATCCTCTTTCGGTTCGAAACACCGCTCCCGCGTTCAAAAGCGTCTCGAAACCGGTAGCGCGGAGTGCCGCTACAGCTCGATCCGCTCGACGAGCTGGTCGTCGGCCTTCGTGTTGATGGCGACGATGCGGACGTGCTCGTCGATGAGCGAGTTGTGGAGCTTCGCCTTAAGGAGGTTGTCGACCTGGTAGACGCCCGCGGCGTTGACCATCTCGATGTCGACGAGCACCGGGACGTCCTCGTTCTCGACGGAGCCGGGGTTGAGTTCGACGTGCTTGATGGCCTGCGAGGAGAGGGTGTTGATGCCGCGCCCGCCCTTCTCGTAGGGCATGCGCGACCTGCCGCGCTCCATGTCGAGGCCGTCGGCGACGCGGATGACGCCCGCCTCGCGCGTGAGTGGGTCCTCCTCGGTGTGGTGACAGAGGATGGCGTGGAGCACCTCCCCCTTGACCCGGACCGTCTCGGACGTGTCGTAGAAGTCGGCGAGGAAGCGGTCGAGCACGTCGGCGGCGAGGGGGATGGAGTAGTAGGCGTGCTCGTCGCGGTGGACGACGTGCCCGATGTCGTGGAGGGTCGCGGCGAGCGCGACGATGACGGGCTCGTCGGCCTCGGCGAGCCCCTGCTGGGCCGCGCCGTTGAACTCGACGCCGCCACGTTTGAGGAGGTCGTACAGCCGGAGGGCGTGGTTCCGGACGATCTCGATGTGCTTCGCGCCGTGATCGTTGTACCCCTTCCGGGTCACGGCGTTCACGTTCTGCGCGCGAAGGTAGGTGTGGATTTCCGGGTCGTCGCGGAGCGCCTCCATGACCTCGTTCAGCTTCTCGTCGGGGTAGGCGTGGTCGGCGTCAGGGTCGTACCGTCTCCCGCCGGCGTCGGCCGTGGCCTGGCTATCGTCGCTCATGTCCTCCCCGTGGAGGGCGTCGCGCAAAAACGCTCGCACCTCGTCGTACTGTTCGGCCCCCGGTCGAGCGGCGGTGTCGGATCGAACGCGACGACGGGTCGGACGAACTTCCGGGGCGTGGCCGCTCGGTCGGACGCTATCCGGGCGGTAAACCGCCACCTGGCCCGGACCCTGGGCCGCCGATTCCCCGCAGAATCGGGTGAACGAGACCCGAACCCGGGGACCTGGCCCGTCCAAAAAGCCTATAATCGCCACCGGGTAAGGCCGAGGTAGAGATGCTCACCACAGTACCCCTGTTCGGTGCGATCCCGGGCGGGCCGGAGATGCTCATCATCCTCCTCGTGCTCGTCCTGCTGTTCGGCGCGAACAAGATCCCCAAGCTCGCCCGGTCGACGGGTCAGGCGATGGGCGAGTTCAAGAAGGGACGCGAGGAAGTCGAGGACGAACTCCAGCAGATGCAGGAGGGGGCGACCGGAACCGGCGACCGAGAGGAAGAGACGCGCGAAGAAGACTCCGAACCCCAGCCGGAGATCGGCGCCGACGCCGACTCCGAACCGGAACCGGAGATCGGTACCGAAACCGAGTCCGAACGAAACTGAGACGCCGGCCCGCTCCGCACCGTTTTTCTACCGGCCACCCGGACCACCGAACGGGGCGTGTGGCCAAGCGGATACGGCGAGAGGTTCCTAACCTCTAGATCGCGGGTTCGAATCCCGTCACGCCCGCTTCTGCGCGACGCACTGCGACGAGCGGAGTGAACGCAGTGAGCGAAGCAACGAGCCAACGGACACTGATTCCAGTTAGTGAGGTCGCGACCAGCGAAGCGAGGAGCCGAACCGCACGAACAGGGATAGCCGGGATCGCGAACCGCTGTGGTATCGTCCGTTCGCTTCGCTCGTACTGAAGGCCCATCAGTCGTCCCTCTACTCGGTTCCCACCTCCGCGACTTCCGTGCCGTAGGTGCGGGTTACATCGCAACGAGCCGACCACGCCGACGGCGCCTCGCCGGTTTGGATACGCTTAGTCGGGACTCCAGAACCTATAACAAAGCGCATCCGGCCGGGACGTTTCCACGGGATCCTCAACAATGAGCACCGGTGAACCCGCAGGCTCGCAGTCGGTCGAATCGATTCCCGGGCTGGAAACGAGTTGGCGGTCGCTGGAGGTCGGTGGCGCCATCATCGCGGTACTTGGGCTACTCGCAATCCTGTTCCCGTTCGTGACGGGCATCTCCGTCTCGATCCTCCTCGGCGCGCTCCTCGTCGTCGGTGGACTCGTCCACATCGCGCACGCCTTCCGCGCGAGGGGATGGGCCGGGTTCTTCTCGCAGGTACTGCTTGCGATCGTCTACGCGTTCGCGGGCGTCTCCCTGCTCGCGAACCCGGTGCTGGGGCTCGTCACGCTGACGATCCTCCTCGTCGTCTACCTCTTCCTGTCGGGGATCGCCGAGGTCGTGATGGGCGTGGGCTTCCGCGGCAACGACGGCTGGGTCTGGGTGGTCGCCAGCGGCGTCGTCTCGATCGCTCTCGCCGCCCTACTGTGGGCCGGATTCTTCAACGTCGTCGCGTGGGCGCTGGGATTCATCCTCGGTGTCCACCTGCTGACGACCGGAATCTCGATGATCGTCGTCGCGCGCAGGGTGCGCCAGGAGCTCGAACGGCCGAGCGCGGAGCGCACAGGCGGACCCGAACCCGGGAACCCCTGACCGACGAACCGGCCCGCCAGCGCACCCCGTCCATCTCCGGTGAGTACTCCCGAAAGGTTCCACGGAGAGGTGCCGAAGCGGGGAATTTGTACCTCCGTTCCCAGTAGCGTAATTTCCGTGGAGGAACTGTTAACTCCCTGAACAGAGGATTATCTATTTCGATACGCGGGGGGAGCATTTAACGTCGGTCCGGCGGGGAGGAGGACACAATGGCTACCGACGACGCGAACGCGACACCGGCCGCCGGGTTCGACGAGCCCGGCGACACCGGGTCGCATCGGGGGGACAGGGGGGTCGTCGCCGGACGGTACACGTGGGCCGATCTACTGCGGGAGCTCGGCTACGACGAGGAGGCCGACCGTCTCGACGAACGGGCACGAGAAGCGGCCGAAACGGCCGGAGACGAGGGGGACGAGGGCGCGGATTCGGACGGCGAATCGGGGGACGAGCCGCAACGAGCCCCGATCACCGCCGGAGACGTACGGTCGGTCGGCATTGACCCGGCGGAGTTGCTCGGGTTCGACCTCGAGGGGCTCCCCGGTCGGTTCGCCGGCGGGGCCGACGTCGCGGAGTACATCACCGAACAGTCCCCGCTCATCGGCTACGACGAGATGCCCGTCGTCAAGGACTTCTACACCTGGGACCACTACGAGGCCGAGTACTTCCTCGACGAGGAG belongs to Halorarum halophilum and includes:
- a CDS encoding HdeD family acid-resistance protein, producing the protein MSTGEPAGSQSVESIPGLETSWRSLEVGGAIIAVLGLLAILFPFVTGISVSILLGALLVVGGLVHIAHAFRARGWAGFFSQVLLAIVYAFAGVSLLANPVLGLVTLTILLVVYLFLSGIAEVVMGVGFRGNDGWVWVVASGVVSIALAALLWAGFFNVVAWALGFILGVHLLTTGISMIVVARRVRQELERPSAERTGGPEPGNP
- the tatA gene encoding twin-arginine translocase TatA/TatE family subunit produces the protein MLTTVPLFGAIPGGPEMLIILLVLVLLFGANKIPKLARSTGQAMGEFKKGREEVEDELQQMQEGATGTGDREEETREEDSEPQPEIGADADSEPEPEIGTETESERN
- a CDS encoding MFS transporter, with the protein product MARFGSSVALLRDREFAALAGTAFARSQAYSTILIAIALYAEAFGTTGFVEGLFGTAFALVQLCIVLPLGRKVDTGNAKRYLLAGFLINVAVFLGFMLVQSPVHVILVRMVQGLGASILWITGATIIGEISPDGQRGRWLGSYNQFASISSLAGDLLGGYLLYAYGFTETYAVLTLITLATFGLVYAFLRDNPGGRKDPEEAGGIETFRSLVGLRMLRALVTFRFTFSVGKMAVIIFLPIYARTEFGISAFAIGWIMAGGKATKALTQGFVGDLTDRLGRKHLFVAVGALTYGLGTAAIPLAAYFEGTLDPVSISYLGDTQVLGGAFFALFGAYSILGIADSIRLPASMSLFVEEGEQYDSVASAMSLRSISWKVGQVVGPVLVGTVMDFVSTEAGFLLAAGFIAFATAAFVVQSHFAARAGGTGTTAPTGDD
- a CDS encoding HD domain-containing protein; translated protein: MSDDSQATADAGGRRYDPDADHAYPDEKLNEVMEALRDDPEIHTYLRAQNVNAVTRKGYNDHGAKHIEIVRNHALRLYDLLKRGGVEFNGAAQQGLAEADEPVIVALAATLHDIGHVVHRDEHAYYSIPLAADVLDRFLADFYDTSETVRVKGEVLHAILCHHTEEDPLTREAGVIRVADGLDMERGRSRMPYEKGGRGINTLSSQAIKHVELNPGSVENEDVPVLVDIEMVNAAGVYQVDNLLKAKLHNSLIDEHVRIVAINTKADDQLVERIEL